From Xylocopa sonorina isolate GNS202 chromosome 2, iyXylSono1_principal, whole genome shotgun sequence, a single genomic window includes:
- the Tl gene encoding toll like receptor has translation MIGSSRRLWSVLWIVFAACFSVDSKCPKQPNCICHSSSENDFELQCSTRNELDFIVNVEREEYIQIRCHMSSEWSNFHLSNLLPTGDIKSMHFKMCDLPTNESLGEIASKLGARNVEHLVFQSRVNLTSTLEKKHLMGFPKLKHLVLFNNGLTNLSADLFEYLPNLSRLILLDNNVRLTAGIFDSTPNLTVLELGSNRMKSLESNVFDPLSKLRFLNLWKNNFEEIKPGTFDKLVSLNSLDLNSNDLITLPKDIFAKLEKLEALNLYNNNFAPYSLPEGLLRHNVKLQTINLSSNKRNMTTLPDGLFMNLTELEAVQLRRNGLIQVPADLFRGCVSLRNISLERNYIEWLPEDLFENLTNLSLLDLNFNELTSLPDRIFSTLKNLSKLDLSKNHLTSISRHLFSNLKNLQVLDMQENQLKTIEDTSFYSLLNLRVAIFSNNQLTLNSSLFAFIDEYGPTSPFHKCKDLEELHLRNNNISQIFKDWVLTNSNLRKLDLSFNQIKYIETPDLQFFSNTIEVDLRHNQIEFIDLQLAEGIAISRHEGRNVIILIDNNPIVCDCNLYNFLRYLDGDMNSNVRGYFNIIPGNMTCQSPEWIQGIKVTNLTFRSLKCEVLDGCPEKCSCWRKPYDKAFLVDCSHRNLTSVPRSIKCLPGYHFELNLSNNKLTRFEIDSKNKQISKLLLSNNNIYDISVNELPLNMKVLELDNNNITRLNSDVLSFMNASSMTLTLHDNPWTCDCNAIDFLNFVQTKVNHIINPLLIKCKDGTIPMLKMIATDLCPTDTIMIVGASLAIAISGLIIGLLAALYYRYQQEIKVWLYAHQCCLWLVTEDELDKDKLYDAFISYSHKDEDFVVNELVPKLENGPRSFKLCLHFRDWLAGEWIPTQIARSVEDSKRTIVILSPNFLESVWGRMEFRAAHSQALSEGRARVILILYGEIGPTDDLDPELKAYLSMNTYVKWGDPWFWDKLRYALPHPPELTKNAIRKKIFEKHQPCIHINGEKKELIYPISVPETPPATSTPPADTLKLFICDEKDKEMKDDLDNLSPTNVNAKLICSPKELMQNNILNTVQCTTV, from the exons ATGATAGGATCGTCGCGACGGTTGTGGAGCGTCCTCTGGATCGTGTTCGCGGCGTGCTTCTCTGTCGACAGCAAATGTCCGAAGCAGCCGAACTGCATCTGCCACTCGAGCAGCGAGAATGATTTCGAGCTGCAGTGCTCAACAAGGAACGAGCTGGACTTCATCGTGAACGTCGAGCGGGAGGAATACATTCAG ATACGATGTCACATGTCCTCGGAATGGAGCAACTTCCATTTGTCCAACTTGCTACCGACGGGCGATATAAAGTCGATGCATTTCAAGATGTGCGATTTGCCGACGAACGAGAGCCTCGGAGAAATCGCGAGCAAACTCGGCGCACGGAACGTGGAGCATTTGGTATTCCAATCTCGAGTCAATCTGACCAGCACCCTCGAAAAAAAGCACCTAATGGGTTTCCCGAAATTGAAACACTTGGTTCTGTTCAACAACGGCCTGACCAATCTCAGCGCTGATTTGTTCGAGTACCTGCCGAATTTGAGTAGGCTCATTTTACTAGACAACAATGTGCGGCTAACGGCTGGAATCTTCGACAGCACGCCCAACTTGACAGTGCTCGAACTGGGTAGCAACAGGATGAAGAGCCTCGAGTCTAACGTGTTCGATCCGTTGAGTAAATTGCGGTTCCTGAATTTATGGAAGAACAATTTCGAGGAGATCAAACCGGGCACGTTCGACAAGCTCGTGTCCCTGAATTCCCTGGATCTGAACTCGAACGATTTGATCACCTTGCCCAAGGATATTTTCGCGAAACTGGAGAAACTCGAGGCTTTAAATTTGTACAACAACAACTTTGCACCGTACTCTTTACCGGAGGGCTTACTGCGACACAATGTTAAATTACAGACCATAAATCTGTCTAGTAACAAAAGGAACATGACGACTTTACCGGACGGTTTGTTCATGAACTTGACAGAGCTGGAGGCGGTTCAGTTGAGAAGGAACGGTCTCATCCAAGTGCCAGCGGATCTGTTTCGCGGTTGCGTTTCATTGAGGAACATCAGTTTGGAGAGAAATTATATCGAGTGGCTTCCCGAGGATCTATTTGAAAACTTGACGAACTTGTCCTTGTTGGACCTTAATTTTAATGAACTGACATCGTTGCCTGACAGAATTTTCTCCACTTTGAAAAACTTGTCCAAGTTGGATTTATCGAAGAATCATCTTACATCAATATCTAG aCATTTGTTTAGCAATTTAAAAAACCTTCAAGTTTTGGATATGCAAGAAAATCAACTAAAAACAATTGAGGACACGAGTTTCTATTCATTGCTTAATTTAAGGGTTGCAATATTCTCAAACAATCAACTAACGTTAAACTCTTCATTATTCGCCTTCATCGATGAATATGGACCGACATCACCTTTCCATAAATGTAAAGACCTAGAAGAATTGCATCTGAGGAATAACAATATCTCGCAGATATTTAAGGACTGGGTCTTAACCAATTCAAACTTACGAAAACTAGATCTCTCGTTTAATCAGATAAAATACATAGAG ACCCCAGATCTGCAATTCTTTTCCAATACTATTGAAGTGGACCTCAGGCACAACCAAATAGAGTTCATCGACCTGCAATTAGCTGAGGGAATAGCCATATCACGACACGAGGGTCGGAACGTAATAATATTGATAGATAACAATCCAATAGTTTGCGATTGTAACTTGTACAATTTTCTTCGTTACTTGGACGGAGACATGAATTCCAACGTTCGAGGCTACTTTAATATAATACCAGGCAACATGACTTGTCAAAGTCCCGAATGGATCCAGGGCATCAAAGTGACGAATTTGACATTTAGATCACTAAAGTGTGAAGTGTTAGATGGTTGTCCAGAAAAGTGTTCGTGTTGGAGAAAACCCTACGACAAAGCGTTCTTGGTTGATTGTTCGCATAGAAACCTAACATCCGTACCGCGAAGTATCAAGTGCCTGCCGGGCTACCACTTCGAATTGAATTTGTCGAACAATAAATTGACCAGATTCGAAATTGATTCGAAGAATAAACAAATATCCAAACTATTGTTATCGAACAATAACATCTATGATATATCTGTGAACGAATTGCCACTAAATATGAAG GTTTTGGAGCTAGACAACAATAATATCACTAGATTAAACTCGGATGTTTTGAGTTTCATGAACGCTTCGTCAATGACGCTGACATTGCACGATAACCCATGGACGTGCGATTGCAACGCAATCGATTTCCTAAATTTCGTGCAAACAAAAGTGAATCATATCATTAATCCCTTACTGATCAAATGTAAAGACGGCACCATTCCGATGTTGAAAATGATCGCGACAGACCTCTGTCCAACGGACACAATAATGATCGTAGGCGCGAGCTTGGCGATAGCTATCAGTGGATTAATAATCGGTTTGTTGGCGGCATTGTATTACCGGTATCAACAGGAGATCAAGGTTTGGTTGTATGCGCACCAATGCTGCTTATGGTTGGTAACGGAGGACGAGTTGGACAAAGATAAATTGTACGACGCGTTCATCAGTTATTCGCACAAGGACGAGGACTTCGTTGTCAACGAGTTGGTACCGAAGCTGGAGAACGGTCCCAGGTCATTCAAACTGTGTTTGCATTTCCGTGACTGGCTAGCTGGCGAATGGATACCAACGCAGATCGCGCGTTCCGTCGAAGATTCCAAACGGACGATAGTAATTCTGTCTCCTAATTTCTTGGAAAGTGTTTGGGGTCGAATGGAGTTCAGAGCGGCACACAGTCAAGCGCTCAGCGAGGGCAGAGCAAGGGTCATTTTAATTCTCTACGGTGAGATTGGCCCTACCGATGATTTGGATCCGGAACTTAAGGCGTACCTTAGTATGAACACGTATGTGAAATGGGGCGATCCTTGGTTCTGGGACAAATTGCGGTATGCGTTACCACATCCGCCAGAATTAACGAAGAACGCTATAAGAAAAAAAATCTTTGAGAAACATCAACCGTGCATACATATCAACGGAGAGAAGAAAGAGCTGATTTATCCAATCAGCGTCCCTGAGACGCCACCAGCGACGAGCACTCCACCAGCTGACACTCTTAAGCTCTTTATATGTGACGAGAAAGATAAAGAGATGAAAGATGATCTCGATAATTTGTCACCCACGAATGTTAACGCTAAACTCATTTGCTCACCAAAAGAATTGATGCAGAATAACATACTGAATACGGTACAATGTACCACCGTATGA
- the Lerp gene encoding lysosomal enzyme receptor protein, whose amino-acid sequence MYKLNILLSFYCLATVVLFGDKLVASDNFCVIHEPVLKVISFNFTSLVDPMKDVILNHEPLNETIRLQLCSPLKEKCNGKDGYGICLLRNKEEKGIGKMPPEVNIENGRMTFIFTGDECTPKSKYIVRIIMQCDYKAGNNSLPELFSYELEQCNIFMIWKTVLACGPRIEKNCTVVDNGLHYDLSPLTRYSQNYVIHMGNRTSPKIILNVCHSVIYEYNALCQIHSGACLQKVNQTGSLESRYENLGDVQSSPIVEDGKLKIKYQDGNVCTARNSVPHIRTTITFICNFEAMDSIPEYIRGAEECHYQIIWETAAACSVESLRNRSAIATGKCIVNNPLTNFTYDLRSLMNKTFHTTAKNGMEYKFGVCKSPENVTCVQETGVCLTTNSTSMGKVNKNLMWAEGGPYLNYTDGDLCGNGQRHYTIIAFFCGAEGSSHEPFVMEQNPCQLIIHWNTNLVCEKRIKCATDDDEINLSSLIKSTSNYIVKVNKTEFHINVCRPLVPVPDLTCAHGSAVCKTSLNSDNKYVNEVSLGFPKESPILDKNYQTVLRYVDGSLCPENPEKLISSNITFPCYNNDKGLPEFKKYEDCTYVFEWKTSITCGATMGNWTSSCIIKDQLLSNECNLSLLHKSKKVYYVKNKQGKEYSISICGGQKICGGSAICQGNDSYGSLANVIFDYGRDVIKVQYSNGSKCPNSSYASDVRFTCNESIGIGVPELLWESSCGAEFEWHTNVTCTNACRSSIQFPTSIDQSAEHISPNHTDTMVGIALTVIVLVAALLYFRDPDKRACLRSCFNSCSSRRGNGRVQYCRVDTTEEARLLLDVDPTQCQTDSDDDLLNA is encoded by the exons ATGTACAAGTTAAACATTTTACTATCTTTTTACTGTCTTGCAACTGTTGTTCTTTTTGGC GATAAACTAGTAGCAAGTGATAATTTCTGCGTAATTCATGAACCTGTTTTGAAAGTCATTTCTTTCAACTTTACAAGTCTTGTAGACCCCATGAAAGATGTTATTTTAAATCATGAGCCTTTAAATGAAACTATAAGATTACAGTTGTGTTCACCATTAAAAGAAAAATGCAATGGAAAAGATGGATATGGGATTTGCTTATTGAGGAACAAAGAAGAAAAGGGAATAG GAAAAATGCCACCAGAAGTAAATATAGAAAATGGAAGAATGACATTTATATTCACAGGTGATGAATGTACACCAAAATCTAAGTATATTGTACGTATTATTATGCAATGTGATTATAAAGCTGGGAATAATTCTCTTCCTGAGTTATTTTCTtat gaattagaacagtGTAATATATTCATGATATGGAAAACTGTGCTTGCGTGTGGACCTCGAATTGAAAAAAATTGTACAGTAGTAGATAACGGACTGCATTATGATTTATCACCTTTAACAAGATATTCACAAAATTATGTTATCCATATGGGTAATAGAACATCAccaaaaattatattaaatgtttGCCACTCTGTGATATATGAATACAATGCCCTGTGTCAAATACACTCGGGTGCCTGTTTACAGAAAGTTAATCAGACAGGTTCTTTGGAATCTAG ATATGAAAATTTAGGCGACGTACAGAGTTCGCCAATTGTAGAGGATGGAAAACTGAAAATTAAATATCAAGATGGAAATGTATGCACAGCGAGAAATTCAGTGCCACATATTAGGACTACTATCACTTTTATATGTAATTTTGAAGCTATG GATTCAATTCCTGAATATATCAGAGGAGCCGAAGAATGTCATTACCAAATAATATGGGAAACTGCAGCAGCTTGTAGTGTAGAATCTTTACGTAACCGTAGTGCAATAGCTACTGGCAAATGTATAGTGAACAACCCTCTCACTAATTTTACATACGATTTGCGCTCGTTAATGAACAAAACTTTTCATACAACAGCAAAGAATGGCATGGAATATAAATTTGGTGTATGCAAATCACCTGAAAATGTGACATGTGTACAAGAAACAg gaGTTTGCCTTACCACAAATAGTACATCTATGGGAAAAGTTAATAAAAATTTAATGTGGGCAGAAGGTGGACCATATTTAAATTACACAGATGGAGATTTATGTGGAAATGGACAACGACATTATACAATTATTGCATTTTTCTGTGGTGCAGAAGGATCCTCCCACGAACCATTTGTTATGGAGCAAAATCCTTGTCAATTAATTATACATTGGAACACTAACCTAGTTTGTGAAAAAAGG ATAAAGTGTGCGACAGATGATGATGAGATAAACTTGAGTTCGTTGATAAAGTCTACTAGTAATTATATTGTAAAAGTGAATAAAACTGAATTTCACATAAATGTGTGCAGACCGCTGGTCCCTGTACCAGATTTAACATGTGCACATGGTAGTGCAGTTTGCAAGACTTCGTTAAATTCGGATAACAAATATGTAAATGAAGTT AGTTTAGGGTTTCCAAAAGAAAGTCCTATATTAGATAAAAATTATCAAACAGTGTTACGTTACGTCGATGGATCATTATGTCCTGAAAATCCAGAAAAATTAATATCTTCGAATATTACATTTCCATGTTATAATAATGATAAG GGATTACcagaatttaaaaaatatgaGGACTGTACTTATGTGTTTGAATGGAAAACAAGTATAACATGTGGAGCTACAATGGGAAACTGGACTTCTTCTTGTATTATAAAAGATCAAttactttcaaatgaatgtaatctttCTTTATTACATAAAAGTAAAAAAGTATACTAT GTAAAAAACAAGCAGGGGAAAGAATATAGTATAAGCATATGTGGTGGACAAAAGATCTGCGGTGGTTCTGCTATCTGCCAAGGAAATGATAGCTATGGATCATTGGCAAATGTAATTTTCGATTATGGCAGAGATGTAATTAAAGTTCAGTACTCTAACGGTAGCAAATGCCCAAACA GTTCCTATGCATCAGACGTACGATTTACATGTAACGAGTCCATAGGAATTGGTGTACCAGAACTGTTATGG GAGTCGTCATGCGGCGCAGAATTCGAATGGCACACAAACGTAACTTGCACCAATGCCTGTCGATCAAGTATCCAATTTCCTACGAGCATAGACCAAAGCGCCGAGCACATTTCTCCTAATCACA CTGACACGATGGTAGGCATCGCACTGACTGTTATCGTCTTGGTAGCAGCACTGCTTTATTTTCGAGATCCCGATAAAAGAGCGTGCTTGCGCTCCTGTTTCAATTCATGTTCATCGAGAAGAGGCAATGGTCGCGTTCAATATTGCAGG GTCGACACCACGGAGGAAGCTCGTCTCTTGCTCGACGTTGACCCCACGCAATGTCAAACAGATAGTGACGATGATCTTTTGAACGCGTAA
- the Tti1 gene encoding telo2 interacting protein 1, whose translation MERFHIQEAFTTLKPLCDCLMKDPTVDTARNVANTLTNISDRVIQDLLEYILYPLITHLPNEALSKNVKEELVRTTQAVISRAKISKVEYFNKLYSCLLIQIYDPTQQSMVIVGHEELKEAVLSCIKTLIGSCFTEVIECLYTRQNASKIGQGILLSITIARIEKSYSLRLRAVETVMALCQVNDETDRSDIILQDQVANVIMLFLPGIVSGLQEVAMGSDIQGHKLTVIALRAWGRTIALVMKDNIEEDDTPSLDDLLNKKDTNLIESFPKIKDRNEIEKHLKNTKRCKEWFNACALKLTVLIQQLDLLKRHSHYKVRKELVENIHLLLALCSRNMKPNVMLLIEYLISLSEDEFAEVRDEAEKALNMVNTNYMQNKNMRPLVELLEENFYNLLTTLPRIIRRSDDSDQLSCLNQIAGYLKLLGEQRLPRVMMSASHVRRLILALAYVSEIDCSNVSLLRVVNVKDFENPTNSYGPHFWKRFKFIQNNTCEAKVVAICKYLGEFGDLRILVDTILGLIFDVSHHTKELILLLNWITNVPVKDSTLLSIYKEIVEFYINPEFWYPAIETSEDISLRVAQSNVIQCCLLLEGLGLIAQNLKHNYNRFLLKTLYLILERAGSEHSLISFVGTQTLERIAESQEYSTVGDLLRANVDYFSYHVSMKLRRVERNPGVLDVVGVVMKYSTMDVLPCLKEIVEDVLLQLNNSYQQKNSYAFLKVFYTFTICIKNLTNTKHVTTKQEQQKASVEYASECIIKHLLEYYEAKKVDEDIEKSYEANEMEEQVEQEDDREENEYETDGCYVEQEEETKDPPFHIKMIEDVMKHCLHFLPSKEIEKSLIAMSTLQEGLEILVDWENQLLPIVHLLWHPLVDRFNDKNVIIINRAWQLLNVLGRVSKDFIQSRTLKQVLPALSKFLRDSAKESYKKSSGGIYKFTQTYKLQKELLTTLGQMTTNLCLRERETWNILTIAELYLSKYQHPMLQECCVQLYKDVADYNDDIAWVKCLSILNLKITTFPLNEIFDIENLMSTENISTNEYFKNVQIILKYIQDKISSF comes from the exons atggaacgctttCACATACAGGAAGCATTTACTACTTTAAAACCACTTTGTGATTGTTTAATGAAAGATCCGACTGTAGACACTGCTCGGAATGTTGCTAATACTTTGACGAATATTTCGGATAGAGTTATTCAAGatcttttagaatatattttgtatCCTCTTATTACTCATCTACCAAATGAAGCACTTAG TAAAAATGTAAAGGAAGAATTGGTAAGAACTACACAGGCAGTAATATCGAGAGCGAAGATATCCAAAGTGGAATATTTTAACAAATTATATTCATGTCTTTTAATACAAATTTATGATCCGACGCAACAAAGTATGG TAATTGTAGGACATGAGGAACTAAAAGAAGCAGTACTCTCGTGCATTAAGACTTTGATAGGTTCTTGTTTCACAGAAGTTATAGAGTGTTTATATACAAGGCAAAATGCATCTAAAATAGGCCAAGGAATATTGCTATCAATAACAATAGCGAGAATTGAAAAATCATATTCTCTTAG ATTAAGGGCTGTAGAGACTGTAATGGCATTATGTCAAGTTAATGATGAAACTGATAGATCTGATATTATATTGCAAGATCAAGTAGCCAATGTTATTATGTTATTTCTACCTGGTATTGTCAGTGGTTTACAAGAAGTAGCTATGGGGAGTGATATACAAGGACATAAACTTACAGTG ATAGCATTGAGAGCTTGGGGTAGAACAATAGCTCTTGTAATGAAAGACAATATAGAAGAAGATGATACACCGTCATTGGACGACTTACTTAATAAAAAGGATACCAATCTGATAGAAAGTTTTCCAAAGATTAAAGATCGTAATGAAATAGAAAAACATcttaaaaatacaaaaagatGTAAAGAATGGTTTAATGCTTGTGCTCTTAAGCTTACTGTCCTTATTCAACAATTAGATCTATTAAAAAGACATTCTCACTATAAAGTTAGGAAGGAATTAGTCGAAAATATTCATTTATTACTTGCATTGTGCTCCAG GAATATGAAACCAAATGTTATGTTATTAATAGAGTATTTAATATCTCTATCTGAGGATGAATTTGCAGAAGTTCGCGATGAAGCCGAAAAAGCGCTCAATATGGTTAACACAAACTATATGCAAAATAAAAATATGAGACCTTTAGTGGAATTATTAGAAGAAAACTTCTATAATTTGCTTACAACATTACCTCGGATAATCAGGAGGTCTG ATGATAGCGATCAATTGTCGTGTTTAAACCAAATTGCTGGTTATTTAAAGCTTCTTGGAGAACAAAGATTACCTCGTGTTATGATGTCGGCTTCTCATGTACGCAGATTGATATTGGCTCTTGCATACGTATCTGAAATAGACTGTAGTAACGTTTCTCTTTTGCGAGTGGTAAATGTTAAAGATTTTGAAAATCCAACAAATTCGTATGGACCACATTTCTGGAAACGATTTAAATTTATTCAAAATAATACATGTGAAGCAAAAGTTGTTGCAATATGCAAATATCTAGGTGAATTTGGTGACCTGCGAATTTTGGTAGACACTATTCTTGGTCTCATATTTGATGTTTCACATCACACAAAAGAACTAATTTTACTACTTAACTGGATTACCAATG TGCCTGTTAAAGATTCAACACTTTTATCAATTTATAAAGAAATTGTTGAATTCTATATAAATCCAGAATTTTGGTATCCAGCAATTGAAACCAGTGAAGATATATCTTTACGAGTGGCACAAAGCAATGTGATACAATGTTGCTTGCTGTTAGAAGGATTAGGTTTAATTGCTCAAAATTTAAAACACAATTATAATAGGTTTCTTCTTAAAACCTTATATTTAATCTTAGAAAGAGCAG GTAGTGAGCATAGCTTGATCAGTTTTGTTGGTACTCAAACACTTGAGCGAATTGCGGAATCTCAGGAATATAGTACGGTGGGCGATCTGTTGCGGGCTAATGTAGATTATTTTTCATATCATGTCAGTATGAAATTGCGCAGAGTGGAACGGAATCCCGGTGTACTTGATGTTGTTGGAGTTGTTATGAAATATAGTACAATGGATGTGTTACCATGTTTGAAAGAGATCGTAGAAGATGTTCTATTACAATTGAATAATAGCTATCAGCAAAAAAATTCATATGCTTTCTTAAAAGTGTTTTATACGTTTACGATATGTATAAAGAATTTAACGAATACTAAACATGTAACAACAAAGCAAGAACAACAGAAAGCAAGTGTTGAATATGCATCTGAGTGCATTATTAAACATTTGTTAGAGTATTATGAGGCAAAGAAAGTTGATGAAGATATAGAAAAATCTTATGAGGCTAATGAGATGGAAGAACAAGTAGAACAAGAAGATGATAGAGAAGAAAATGAATATGAAACAGATGGTTGTTATGTAGAACAAGAAG aagaaacaAAAGATCCGCCGTTTCACATAAAAATGATTGAAGATGTAATGAAGCATTGCTTACACTTTTTACCATCCAAAGAAATAGAAAAGTCTCTAATTGCAATGTCAACATTGCAAGAGGGTCTTGAAATTTTAGTAGATTGGGAAAATCAACTACTGCCTATCGTGCACTTACTTTGGCATCCATTAGTAGATCGGTTTAATgataaaaatgtaataataatcAATCGAGCGTGGCAGTTATTGAATGTACTTGGCCGAGTTTCGAAAGATTTTATACAGTCTAGAACACTTAA GCAGGTATTACCTGCGCTTTCAAAATTTCTGCGCGATTCCGCCAAAGAAAGTTATAAGAAAAGTTCAGGAGGCATATATAAATTCACTCAAACTTACAAGTTACAAAAAGAATTACTCACTACATTAGGTCAGATGACAACGAATTTATGCCTCCGTGAACGAGAAACATGGAACATTTTAACCATTGCAGAGCTTTACCTGAGCAAATATCAACATCCTATGCTACAA gaATGCTGCGTGCAGTTGTATAAGGATGTTGCTGATTATAATGATGATATTGCTTGGGTAAAATGTCTTAGTATCTTGAATTTAAAAATAACAACTTTTCCTTTAAACGAAATATTTGACATCGAGAATTTAATG AGTACTGAAAACATTTCAACAAACGAGTACTTTAAAAATGTACaaattattttaaaatatatCCAAGATAAGATTTCTAGCTTTTAG